From Amycolatopsis sp. YIM 10, the proteins below share one genomic window:
- a CDS encoding glutamate synthase subunit beta, giving the protein MADPNGFMKHQRAEAKKRPVDERLGDWREVYEAITPAERNEQVRTQATRCMDCGIPFCHSGTAGCPLGNLIPEWNDLVRRGDWEAASDRLHATNNFPEFTGKLCPAPCEAGCVLSISPMSGGPVTIKRVEQTIADQSWEAGYVQPQVSAVSSGQRVAVVGSGPAGLAAAQQLTRAGHEVTVFERDDRLGGLLRYGIPEFKMEKKVLDRRLAQLRKEGTKFVTGCEVGVDLTVDELNERFDAVVLAVGALRGRDDRETPGRELGGVHLAMEHLVPANRYVEGDGPPEIDAHGKHVVIIGGGDTGADCYGTATRQGALSVTQLDQYPEPPSTRDDDRSPWPTWPYILRTYPAHEEAGERKFAVAVKRFVGDEDGNVRAIELQQVKVTKDPATGRREVVPTSDEVQELPADLVLLAIGFEGVEHMALLDGLGLSLTKRGTLSCGADWQTSAPGVFVCGDAHRGASLVVWAIAEGRSVANAVDAYLTGASDLPAPVHPTALPLAVV; this is encoded by the coding sequence GTGGCTGACCCCAACGGTTTCATGAAGCACCAGCGCGCCGAAGCGAAGAAGCGCCCGGTGGACGAGCGCCTCGGCGACTGGCGTGAGGTCTACGAGGCCATCACCCCGGCCGAGCGCAACGAGCAGGTCCGCACGCAGGCCACGCGCTGCATGGACTGCGGCATCCCGTTCTGCCACTCCGGTACCGCGGGCTGCCCGCTGGGCAACCTGATCCCGGAGTGGAACGACCTGGTGCGCCGGGGCGACTGGGAAGCGGCCAGCGATCGGCTGCACGCCACCAACAACTTCCCCGAGTTCACCGGGAAGTTGTGCCCGGCGCCGTGCGAAGCCGGTTGCGTGCTCTCGATTTCGCCGATGTCCGGTGGTCCGGTGACGATCAAGCGGGTCGAGCAGACCATCGCCGACCAGTCCTGGGAAGCCGGGTACGTGCAGCCGCAGGTCTCGGCGGTGTCCTCGGGGCAGCGGGTGGCCGTGGTCGGCTCCGGTCCGGCCGGGCTGGCCGCCGCGCAGCAGCTGACCAGGGCCGGGCACGAGGTCACCGTGTTCGAGCGGGACGACCGGCTCGGCGGGCTGCTGCGGTACGGCATTCCCGAGTTCAAGATGGAGAAGAAGGTCCTGGACCGGCGCCTCGCGCAGCTCCGCAAGGAGGGCACGAAGTTCGTCACCGGCTGCGAGGTCGGCGTGGACCTGACCGTGGACGAGCTGAACGAGCGGTTCGACGCGGTGGTGCTCGCGGTCGGCGCGCTGCGCGGCCGTGACGACCGGGAGACCCCCGGCCGCGAACTGGGCGGCGTGCACCTGGCGATGGAGCACCTGGTGCCGGCCAACCGGTACGTCGAGGGTGACGGCCCGCCAGAGATCGACGCGCACGGCAAGCACGTGGTGATCATCGGCGGCGGTGACACCGGGGCCGACTGCTACGGCACCGCGACCCGCCAGGGCGCGCTTTCGGTGACCCAGCTGGACCAGTACCCCGAGCCACCGTCCACAAGGGACGATGACAGGTCGCCGTGGCCGACCTGGCCGTACATCCTGCGCACCTACCCGGCGCACGAGGAGGCGGGCGAGCGCAAGTTCGCGGTGGCGGTCAAGCGCTTCGTCGGCGACGAGGACGGCAACGTGCGCGCGATCGAGCTGCAGCAGGTGAAGGTCACCAAGGACCCGGCGACCGGGCGGCGCGAGGTGGTGCCGACCAGCGACGAGGTCCAGGAGCTGCCCGCGGACCTGGTGCTGCTGGCGATCGGCTTCGAGGGCGTCGAGCACATGGCGCTGCTCGACGGGCTGGGCCTGTCGCTGACCAAGCGCGGCACCCTGTCGTGCGGTGCCGACTGGCAGACCTCCGCGCCGGGCGTTTTTGTCTGCGGTGACGCGCATCGCGGCGCTTCGCTGGTGGTGTGGGCGATCGCTGAAGGCCGCTCGGTGGCGAACGCGGTGGACGCCTACCTCACCGGGGCCTCGGACCTGCCCGCCCCGGTGCACCCGACCGCGTTGCCGCTCGCCGTGGTCTGA
- a CDS encoding SDR family oxidoreductase, translating into MNNKVALVVGAHGVIGSNLVDHLAALGDWTVIGLSRRGGEPSPNVRHLAVDLLDADDSREKLGGLTDVTHVFYAAYQDRPTWAELVPPNLAMLVNVVDAIEPVATGLRHISLMQGYKVYGAHLGPFKTPAREDDAGHLPPEFNVDQQEFLERRQEGKSWTWSAIRPAVVGGTALGNPMNLAVSIAVYATISKELGLPLRFPGKPGAYDKLLEMTDAGLLARATVWAATDERGANQAFNINNGDLFRWSDLWPKIARYFGMETAPPLPMSLDVVMADKEPLWDRIVTEHNLESTPYQRVSAWPFMDFVLSWDYDMFADGTKARRFGFHEFVDTEEMMWRLFDELRKRHIIP; encoded by the coding sequence ATGAACAACAAGGTCGCGCTGGTCGTGGGCGCACACGGAGTCATCGGCAGCAATCTCGTGGACCACCTCGCCGCACTCGGCGACTGGACGGTCATCGGCCTGTCCCGGCGTGGCGGCGAGCCGTCCCCGAACGTCCGTCACCTGGCCGTGGACCTGCTCGACGCCGACGACTCCCGCGAGAAGCTCGGCGGACTCACCGACGTGACGCACGTTTTCTACGCGGCGTACCAGGATCGCCCGACCTGGGCCGAACTGGTGCCGCCGAACCTGGCGATGCTGGTGAACGTGGTCGACGCGATCGAGCCGGTCGCCACCGGGTTGCGCCACATCAGCCTGATGCAGGGCTACAAGGTCTACGGCGCGCACCTGGGCCCGTTCAAGACCCCGGCTCGTGAAGACGATGCCGGGCACCTGCCGCCGGAGTTCAATGTGGACCAGCAGGAGTTCCTGGAACGCCGTCAGGAGGGGAAATCCTGGACCTGGTCGGCGATCCGGCCCGCGGTGGTCGGCGGCACCGCGCTGGGCAACCCGATGAACCTGGCCGTGTCGATCGCGGTGTACGCCACCATCTCGAAGGAACTCGGCCTGCCGCTGCGGTTCCCGGGAAAGCCGGGCGCCTACGACAAGCTGTTGGAGATGACCGACGCCGGACTGCTCGCCCGCGCCACCGTCTGGGCGGCCACCGACGAGCGGGGCGCGAACCAGGCGTTCAACATCAACAACGGGGACCTGTTCCGGTGGAGCGATCTCTGGCCGAAGATCGCGCGGTACTTCGGCATGGAGACCGCTCCCCCGCTGCCCATGTCACTGGACGTGGTGATGGCGGACAAGGAGCCGCTGTGGGACCGGATCGTGACCGAGCACAACTTGGAAAGCACTCCGTACCAACGGGTTTCGGCGTGGCCGTTCATGGATTTTGTGCTGTCGTGGGACTACGACATGTTCGCCGACGGGACGAAGGCCCGCCGGTTCGGCTTCCACGAATTCGTCGACACGGAGGAGATGATGTGGCGCCTGTTCGACGAACTGCGCAAGCGCCACATCATCCCGTGA
- a CDS encoding LysR family transcriptional regulator: MSTLRRFEYLVAVVDEGSFTRAAERLHVTQPALSHQIRALEQDAGGVLLERLPRAIRLTAMGRAMLPHARAALADAERAVCAAKQAAGLEVAELRVATVFSVSLGVLPPVLREWNRRHPGVAITLAEHRHTGELREAMLAGQADLAVGPRPVDWDGPVRTLGEEEFVLVLPEEDPADPADPGKPVRLADFADRGWVHYAPENGLAEVLDQACAAAGFSPRAAISTAQTAVAPLLAAAGLGPALVPSNVLPDGFGGRVLRLDPPVRRELTVYTRGVPDPVSAAFTELLAEAKTLMAKASSP, translated from the coding sequence ATGAGCACACTGCGCCGGTTCGAATACCTGGTCGCTGTGGTGGACGAGGGGTCCTTCACCAGGGCCGCCGAACGGCTGCACGTCACCCAGCCCGCGCTGTCCCACCAGATCCGCGCGCTGGAACAGGACGCGGGCGGTGTGCTGCTGGAACGGCTGCCGCGCGCGATCCGGTTGACCGCGATGGGCCGCGCCATGCTGCCGCACGCCAGGGCCGCGCTCGCCGACGCCGAACGGGCGGTCTGCGCCGCCAAGCAGGCGGCCGGACTGGAGGTGGCGGAGCTGCGCGTGGCCACGGTGTTCTCGGTGAGTCTCGGGGTGCTGCCGCCGGTGTTGCGGGAGTGGAACCGCCGTCATCCCGGCGTCGCGATCACGTTGGCCGAGCACCGGCACACCGGGGAACTCCGCGAAGCGATGCTGGCCGGGCAGGCCGATCTCGCCGTGGGGCCGCGTCCGGTGGACTGGGACGGGCCGGTGCGCACGCTGGGGGAGGAGGAGTTCGTGCTCGTGCTCCCCGAAGAAGACCCCGCCGACCCCGCCGACCCGGGGAAACCGGTGCGGCTGGCGGATTTCGCCGACCGCGGCTGGGTGCACTACGCACCGGAGAACGGGCTCGCCGAAGTGCTCGACCAGGCGTGCGCGGCGGCGGGATTCTCCCCGCGCGCGGCGATCAGCACCGCCCAGACCGCGGTGGCGCCCCTGCTCGCCGCCGCCGGGCTCGGTCCCGCGCTGGTGCCGTCGAACGTGCTGCCCGACGGGTTCGGCGGCCGCGTGCTCCGGCTCGATCCGCCGGTGCGCCGGGAACTGACCGTCTACACGCGCGGTGTCCCGGACCCGGTTTCCGCCGCCTTCACCGAACTGCTCGCCGAAGCGAAAACCCTCATGGCGAAGGCGAGTTCGCCATGA
- a CDS encoding serine protease, protein MRRASVLTAIGLALGALLTAPAVGQAQTAADYWTPEKMRAAVPIERLLTAPRASAGEVLAGLPEVVPAAFPTTGAPWTGGGDVVKTAGRVFFTMGGQNASCSGDAVTSANKSTVITAGHCVKYQGAFHTNWVFVPAYDNGNAPYGEWPATSTLTTPQWEASEDINYDVGAAVVDQVGGQSLTDVVGSQGIAFNQPRNQNMYTFGYPAADPYDGTTLIHCSGGTFTDFLLTQDHGMSCGMTGGSSGGPWFLQFDEQTGRGVQASVNSFGYVFLPGFMFGPYFGAEAQALYNEAQAA, encoded by the coding sequence ATGAGGCGAGCATCGGTACTGACCGCGATCGGACTGGCGCTCGGCGCGCTGCTGACCGCACCCGCCGTCGGCCAGGCGCAGACCGCGGCCGACTACTGGACCCCGGAGAAGATGCGCGCGGCGGTGCCGATCGAGCGGCTGCTCACCGCGCCGCGGGCGAGCGCCGGTGAGGTGCTCGCGGGCCTGCCGGAGGTCGTTCCGGCCGCCTTCCCGACCACCGGCGCGCCGTGGACCGGCGGTGGCGACGTGGTCAAGACCGCGGGCCGGGTCTTCTTCACCATGGGCGGCCAGAACGCCTCGTGCAGCGGGGACGCGGTGACCAGTGCCAACAAGAGCACGGTGATCACCGCCGGCCACTGCGTGAAGTACCAGGGCGCCTTCCACACCAACTGGGTCTTCGTGCCCGCCTACGACAACGGCAACGCGCCGTACGGCGAATGGCCCGCCACCAGCACGCTGACCACGCCCCAGTGGGAAGCCAGTGAGGACATCAACTACGACGTCGGCGCGGCCGTGGTCGACCAGGTCGGCGGGCAGTCGCTGACCGACGTGGTCGGCTCGCAGGGCATCGCGTTCAACCAGCCGCGCAACCAGAACATGTACACCTTCGGTTACCCGGCCGCCGATCCCTACGACGGCACCACGCTGATCCACTGCAGCGGCGGCACGTTCACCGACTTCCTGCTCACCCAGGACCACGGGATGAGCTGCGGCATGACCGGTGGTTCCAGTGGCGGACCGTGGTTCCTGCAGTTCGACGAGCAGACCGGCCGCGGGGTGCAGGCTTCGGTGAACAGCTTCGGTTACGTCTTCCTGCCCGGCTTCATGTTCGGCCCGTACTTCGGTGCCGAGGCCCAGGCGCTCTACAACGAAGCGCAGGCCGCATGA
- a CDS encoding class II 3-deoxy-7-phosphoheptulonate synthase produces MNWTVDVPVDTLPELPPLPPELRARLDEALARPAAQQPDWPDQGLTRRVRGVLESVPPITVPAEIDRLHQRLAMVANGEAFLLQGGDCAETFESNTEPHIRANLRTLLQMAVVLTYGASLPVVKVGRIAGQYAKPRSASTDSLGLPVYRGDIVNSLVAKPELRVPDPGRMIRAYANAGAAMNLVRALTAAGMADLAQLHDWNRDFVRTSPAGERYEALASEIDRGLRFMSACGVTDTSLHTTEIFASHEALLLDYERSLLRLDNADADNPKLYNLSSHFLWIGERTRQLDGAHIAFAELLHNPIGLKIGPTTTPEQAVEYVRRLDPRNEPGRLTLIARMGNGKVREVLPAIVEKVEASGHKVIWQCDPMHGNTHEASTGYKTRHFDRIVDEVQGFFEVHRMLGSYPGGIHIELTGEDVTECLGGAQDISDIDLAGRYETACDPRLNTQQSLELAFLVAEMLRS; encoded by the coding sequence GTGAACTGGACAGTGGACGTTCCCGTAGACACGCTCCCTGAACTCCCGCCGCTGCCGCCCGAACTGCGGGCCAGGCTCGACGAGGCGCTGGCCCGCCCGGCGGCGCAGCAACCCGACTGGCCGGACCAGGGCCTGACCCGCCGGGTGCGCGGGGTGCTGGAAAGCGTTCCGCCGATCACCGTGCCCGCCGAGATCGACCGGCTGCACCAGCGGCTGGCCATGGTCGCCAACGGCGAGGCGTTCCTGCTCCAGGGCGGCGACTGCGCGGAGACCTTCGAGTCCAACACCGAGCCGCACATCCGGGCCAACCTGCGCACCCTGCTGCAGATGGCGGTGGTGCTGACCTACGGCGCCAGCCTGCCGGTGGTCAAGGTCGGCCGGATCGCCGGGCAGTACGCCAAGCCGCGCTCGGCGTCGACCGACTCGCTGGGCCTGCCGGTCTACCGCGGCGACATCGTCAACTCGCTGGTGGCCAAGCCGGAGCTGCGCGTGCCCGACCCTGGCCGGATGATCCGCGCCTACGCCAACGCCGGTGCCGCGATGAACCTGGTGCGCGCGCTGACCGCGGCGGGCATGGCCGACCTGGCGCAGCTGCACGACTGGAACCGCGACTTCGTGCGCACCTCACCGGCCGGTGAGCGGTACGAGGCGCTGGCCAGCGAGATCGACCGCGGCCTGCGGTTCATGTCGGCCTGCGGGGTCACCGACACCTCACTGCACACCACCGAGATCTTCGCCAGCCACGAGGCGCTGCTGCTGGACTACGAGCGCTCGCTGCTGCGGCTGGACAACGCCGACGCGGACAACCCCAAGCTGTACAACCTGTCGTCGCACTTCCTCTGGATCGGCGAGCGGACGCGGCAGCTGGACGGCGCGCACATCGCCTTCGCCGAGCTGCTGCACAACCCGATCGGGCTGAAGATCGGCCCGACCACCACGCCCGAGCAGGCGGTGGAGTACGTGCGGCGGCTCGACCCGCGCAACGAACCGGGACGGCTCACGCTGATCGCGCGCATGGGCAACGGCAAGGTGCGCGAGGTGCTGCCCGCGATCGTGGAGAAGGTCGAAGCCTCCGGGCACAAGGTCATCTGGCAGTGCGACCCGATGCACGGCAACACCCACGAGGCGTCCACCGGCTACAAGACCCGGCACTTCGACCGGATCGTGGACGAGGTGCAGGGCTTCTTCGAGGTGCACCGCATGCTGGGCAGCTACCCCGGCGGCATCCACATCGAGCTGACCGGCGAAGACGTCACCGAATGCCTCGGCGGCGCGCAGGACATCTCCGACATCGACCTGGCCGGCCGTTACGAGACCGCCTGCGACCCGCGGCTGAACACGCAGCAGTCGCTGGAACTGGCGTTCCTGGTCGCGGAGATGCTGCGTTCCTGA
- a CDS encoding wax ester/triacylglycerol synthase family O-acyltransferase: MLDGQLSGLDVAFLCLEGERTPMHMGAVVTFDGPVDTDRLALLLAARAARIPKLRKHIRPTLLPPGGAVWAEDPGFDPAGHIHVHHVSSLYEPEPLAAFASLWIAEPLDMDRPLWDLSLVTGLPGGRFAVLLKLHHALTDGAGAFAIGSGLLDELPGARAIRATTAKTVRSKPARSTLSLLKDGFSSAFAQAAEGASIASSVLRAARPYPTSPISAPNADERSLGFVRLDLADLRRVRKAHGGTTNDVVLAIVAGALRSWLVNRGQRADDRTLRALIPVSVRARQQGNTDGNQLSGYLCDLPVGLDDPVARLHAVRRSMEHAKAKGTATGPGAFPILANRLPAPVHRLATRAAGRVAPLLFDTVVTNVPMPGLPLTLDGARLREIYPLVPLPPNQALGIAVSIYRDAVHIGLQANGEAVADLGSLRDAFDKSAAKLVGTCP; encoded by the coding sequence ATGCTCGACGGGCAGCTCAGCGGACTCGACGTGGCCTTCCTCTGCCTGGAGGGCGAACGCACCCCGATGCACATGGGCGCGGTGGTCACCTTCGACGGGCCGGTCGACACCGACCGGCTGGCCCTGCTGCTCGCCGCTCGCGCGGCGCGGATTCCCAAGCTGCGCAAGCACATTCGCCCGACGCTGCTGCCGCCGGGTGGCGCGGTCTGGGCCGAGGACCCCGGCTTCGACCCGGCCGGGCACATTCACGTGCACCACGTTTCTTCGTTGTACGAACCAGAACCGCTCGCCGCGTTCGCTTCACTGTGGATCGCCGAGCCGCTCGACATGGACCGCCCGCTGTGGGACCTGTCCCTGGTGACCGGACTGCCCGGCGGCCGGTTCGCGGTCCTGCTCAAGCTGCACCACGCGCTCACCGACGGCGCGGGCGCCTTCGCCATCGGCTCGGGGCTGCTGGACGAACTGCCCGGCGCCCGCGCGATCCGCGCGACCACCGCGAAAACCGTCCGGTCCAAGCCCGCGCGCAGCACGCTGAGCCTGCTGAAGGACGGTTTCTCCAGCGCGTTCGCCCAGGCCGCGGAAGGCGCGTCGATCGCGTCCTCGGTGCTCCGCGCCGCGCGGCCGTACCCGACCTCGCCGATCTCCGCGCCGAACGCGGACGAACGCAGCCTCGGCTTCGTCCGGCTGGACCTGGCCGACCTGCGGCGGGTGCGCAAGGCACACGGCGGCACCACCAACGACGTGGTGCTGGCGATCGTCGCCGGGGCGCTGCGCAGCTGGCTGGTCAACCGCGGTCAGCGCGCGGACGACCGCACCCTGCGCGCGCTGATCCCGGTGAGCGTGCGCGCGCGGCAGCAGGGCAACACCGACGGCAACCAGCTCTCCGGTTACCTGTGCGACCTGCCGGTCGGCCTGGACGACCCGGTGGCCAGGCTGCACGCGGTGCGCCGGTCGATGGAGCACGCCAAGGCCAAGGGCACCGCCACCGGTCCCGGCGCCTTCCCGATCCTGGCCAACCGGCTGCCCGCCCCGGTGCACCGCCTGGCCACCAGGGCGGCCGGGCGGGTCGCGCCTCTGCTGTTCGACACGGTGGTGACCAACGTGCCGATGCCGGGCCTGCCCCTGACCCTGGACGGCGCACGGCTGCGTGAGATCTACCCGCTGGTACCGCTGCCGCCGAACCAGGCGCTCGGCATCGCGGTCTCGATCTACCGCGATGCCGTGCACATCGGCCTGCAGGCCAACGGCGAGGCCGTGGCCGACCTTGGCTCCCTGCGAGACGCCTTCGACAAGTCAGCCGCGAAGCTGGTCGGCACCTGCCCCTGA
- a CDS encoding TIGR03086 family metal-binding protein, which produces MPPPPGALAGGADLLERAVSYALGCLRLVTAGAMANATPCRDWDLRALLAHLDDALTALAEAAESGRVGLDPVPPVPGDPATAVRARAGELLGALAGEPHAGLVSVAGAPMTAAVIAGAGALEVAVHGWDVARACGHDRPLPPALAAEMLELSALFVTAADRPERFAAPIELTREAAPGDRLLAFLGRRA; this is translated from the coding sequence ATGCCGCCACCGCCCGGCGCGCTCGCCGGCGGGGCCGACCTGCTGGAGCGGGCGGTCAGCTACGCGCTGGGCTGCCTGCGGCTGGTCACCGCCGGGGCGATGGCGAACGCCACCCCGTGCCGGGACTGGGATCTGCGCGCCCTGCTGGCGCATCTGGACGACGCGCTCACCGCGCTGGCCGAAGCCGCCGAGTCCGGCCGCGTCGGTCTCGACCCGGTGCCGCCGGTACCGGGTGATCCGGCGACGGCCGTGCGGGCGCGGGCCGGCGAACTGCTCGGGGCGCTGGCCGGGGAACCGCACGCCGGGCTGGTGTCGGTGGCCGGGGCGCCGATGACCGCGGCCGTCATCGCCGGGGCGGGTGCGCTGGAGGTGGCGGTGCACGGCTGGGACGTCGCGCGCGCCTGTGGGCACGACCGTCCACTCCCGCCCGCACTCGCCGCGGAAATGCTCGAGCTTTCCGCACTGTTCGTCACCGCCGCCGACCGTCCGGAGCGATTCGCCGCACCGATCGAACTAACCCGCGAGGCTGCACCCGGTGACCGCCTGCTCGCATTTCTCGGCCGGAGAGCTTGA
- a CDS encoding sigma-70 family RNA polymerase sigma factor produces MTETVSPGVEGDFLTQADPYRRELMAHCYRMLGSVHDAEDLVQETYLRAWRAYDRFEGRSSLRTWLYRIATSACLTALESRGRRPMPTGLGAPGCEPEDDLQERHEVPWLEPVPDALTGADGADPAAIVTSRESIRLALVAALQHLPARQRAVLILRDVLKWRAAEVAELMDISTAAVNSILQRARAQLEKIAPTENEVTEPSAAGQRELLDKFVTAFEAKDIPAIISLFTEDAVWEMPPFAGWYLGAERIARHLATRCPCRPGHTRLLPTWANGQPAFGTYLRDGDGERFRAFNLQVLTVGPAGITHVANFVDANLFAVFDLPESLPADYPAATG; encoded by the coding sequence ATGACGGAGACGGTGAGCCCCGGGGTGGAGGGCGACTTCCTCACCCAGGCCGATCCGTACCGGCGCGAGCTGATGGCGCACTGCTACCGGATGCTCGGCTCGGTGCACGACGCCGAGGACCTGGTGCAGGAGACCTATCTCCGCGCCTGGCGTGCCTACGACCGCTTCGAGGGCCGCTCCTCGCTGCGCACCTGGCTCTACCGCATCGCCACCAGCGCCTGCCTGACCGCGCTGGAGAGCCGCGGCAGGCGTCCGATGCCCACCGGCCTCGGCGCACCCGGTTGCGAGCCGGAGGACGACCTCCAGGAGCGGCACGAGGTGCCGTGGCTGGAGCCGGTGCCCGACGCGCTCACCGGGGCCGACGGCGCCGACCCCGCCGCGATCGTCACCTCGCGCGAGAGCATCCGGCTCGCGCTGGTCGCCGCGCTGCAGCACCTGCCCGCCCGCCAGCGCGCCGTGTTGATCCTGCGTGACGTGCTGAAGTGGCGCGCCGCCGAGGTCGCCGAGCTGATGGACATCTCCACCGCGGCGGTGAACAGCATCCTGCAGCGCGCCCGCGCCCAGCTGGAGAAGATCGCGCCGACCGAGAACGAGGTGACCGAGCCGTCGGCCGCCGGCCAGCGCGAGCTGCTCGACAAGTTCGTCACCGCCTTCGAGGCCAAGGACATCCCGGCGATCATCTCGCTGTTCACCGAGGACGCGGTCTGGGAGATGCCGCCGTTCGCCGGCTGGTACCTCGGTGCCGAGCGGATCGCCCGCCACCTGGCCACCCGCTGCCCCTGCCGTCCCGGCCACACCCGCCTGCTGCCCACCTGGGCCAACGGGCAGCCCGCGTTCGGCACCTACCTGCGCGACGGCGACGGCGAGCGCTTCCGCGCGTTCAACCTTCAGGTGCTCACCGTCGGCCCGGCGGGCATCACGCACGTGGCGAACTTCGTGGACGCGAACCTGTTCGCGGTGTTCGACCTGCCGGAGTCGCTGCCCGCGGACTACCCCGCCGCCACCGGCTGA